A single genomic interval of Lactococcus sp. S-13 harbors:
- a CDS encoding DUF956 family protein — protein MVKSLNTRSDFTAKGIAYVGLGNSYGQFMLGDKAFEFFDERNVSNFIQIPWDQIALVQADVSKKGKISRHFTVQLMNRKSRLRFSSPDSGHILRLIRDQIGNEKVVRAPGFFQSLKSAFTFKRKTKNS, from the coding sequence ATGGTTAAATCATTAAATACACGCTCTGACTTTACTGCTAAAGGTATTGCTTATGTGGGCTTGGGAAATAGTTATGGACAATTTATGCTCGGCGATAAGGCTTTTGAGTTTTTTGATGAGCGCAATGTTTCTAATTTTATCCAAATTCCGTGGGATCAAATTGCTCTTGTTCAGGCTGATGTTTCTAAAAAAGGAAAAATCAGTCGTCATTTTACGGTTCAATTGATGAATCGTAAGTCACGCTTGCGTTTTTCTTCACCTGATTCAGGACATATTCTGCGTTTGATTCGTGATCAGATTGGAAATGAAAAGGTGGTACGTGCCCCTGGTTTCTTCCAATCTTTAAAGTCTGCTTTTACTTTTAAAAGAAAAACAAAAAACTCGTAG
- a CDS encoding PTS system mannose/fructose/sorbose family transporter subunit IID — protein sequence MSEKITLDKSDRRKVWWRSQFLQGSWNYERMQNLGWAYSLIPAIKKLYTTKEDRAAALERHMEFFNTHPYVAAPIIGVTLALEEERANGAEIDDVAIQGVKIGMMGPLAGIGDPVFWFTVRPILGALGASLALSGNILGPLIFFVAWNIIRMAFLWYVQEFGYNAGSSITKDLSGGLLKDITKGASILGMFILAVLVERWVSINWTVQVSSVKLADGAFVKWPKGNVSGSQLHEIMGQVAGGLPLDATKVTTLQQNLDGLIPGLTGLLLTFFCMWLLKKKVSPILIIVALFIIGIIARYFGIM from the coding sequence ATGTCTGAAAAAATTACATTAGATAAATCTGACCGTCGTAAGGTCTGGTGGCGTTCTCAATTCCTTCAAGGTTCTTGGAACTATGAACGTATGCAAAACTTGGGTTGGGCTTACTCTTTAATCCCAGCTATCAAAAAACTTTATACAACTAAAGAAGACCGTGCTGCTGCTCTTGAGCGCCACATGGAATTCTTCAATACTCACCCATACGTAGCTGCTCCTATCATCGGTGTAACTCTTGCCCTTGAAGAAGAACGGGCGAATGGTGCTGAAATTGATGATGTTGCTATTCAAGGGGTTAAGATTGGTATGATGGGTCCTCTTGCCGGTATCGGTGACCCTGTGTTCTGGTTTACAGTTCGTCCAATCCTCGGTGCCCTTGGTGCATCTCTTGCCCTTTCTGGTAACATCCTTGGTCCACTCATCTTCTTCGTTGCTTGGAACATTATCCGTATGGCTTTCTTGTGGTATGTTCAAGAATTTGGTTACAATGCCGGTTCTTCAATCACAAAAGACCTTTCTGGTGGTTTGTTGAAAGATATCACTAAAGGAGCTTCTATCCTTGGTATGTTCATCCTTGCAGTCTTGGTTGAACGTTGGGTATCAATCAACTGGACAGTTCAAGTTTCTTCTGTAAAACTTGCTGACGGTGCTTTCGTTAAATGGCCTAAAGGAAATGTTTCTGGTAGCCAACTTCACGAAATCATGGGACAAGTTGCTGGTGGACTTCCACTTGATGCAACTAAAGTTACAACACTTCAACAAAACTTGGATGGTTTGATTCCTGGTTTGACTGGTCTTCTTTTGACATTCTTCTGTATGTGGTTGTTGAAGAAAAAAGTTTCTCCAATCTTGATCATCGTTGCTTTGTTTATTATCGGTATTATTGCACGTTACTTCGGTATCATGTAA
- a CDS encoding S66 family peptidase has product MDRIFPEKLKKGDEIRVISPSSSLIRTGRFEDKLKAKERLEALGYKVTFGAHILENDLLSSSSIASRVSDFHAAFADSNVKAVLCTIGGFNSNELLPYIDWEIVRQNPKIFCGFSDITVLHQAIFSKTGLVTYYGPGYIAFLMDELQDFQTAQWLKAVAGPSTYPLSSSEVYTSDAWYDPTQARNPLPASWKIYNHGTASGPSLGGNLNTLMLVTGTSAQVKLTSPIAFLENAEGEDLYDWDRELAHFLQVYPDTAGLVIGRFPKEEGMTEEILWFILDKYPLLQRIPVIYDVDFGHTQPIFTFPLGGEVHITTEPLKLEILKG; this is encoded by the coding sequence ATGGACAGAATATTTCCAGAAAAATTGAAAAAAGGTGATGAAATTCGCGTGATTTCACCTTCTTCTTCTTTGATCAGAACAGGCCGCTTTGAGGACAAGCTCAAAGCCAAGGAACGCCTTGAAGCGCTAGGTTACAAAGTCACTTTTGGTGCCCATATTTTAGAAAATGATTTGCTCTCTTCAAGTTCAATTGCTTCACGCGTCAGTGACTTTCATGCGGCATTTGCTGATTCCAACGTCAAGGCTGTGCTTTGCACTATTGGCGGTTTTAATAGCAATGAATTACTGCCCTATATTGACTGGGAAATCGTGCGCCAAAACCCTAAAATTTTCTGTGGTTTTTCGGATATTACGGTACTTCATCAGGCCATTTTTTCTAAAACGGGTTTGGTCACTTACTATGGTCCAGGTTATATTGCTTTCTTGATGGATGAATTACAAGATTTCCAAACGGCGCAGTGGCTAAAAGCAGTCGCAGGTCCGTCGACTTATCCTTTAAGTTCCAGTGAGGTTTATACCAGCGATGCTTGGTATGATCCAACGCAAGCACGAAATCCTCTTCCTGCAAGTTGGAAAATATACAATCACGGCACGGCTTCTGGACCAAGCTTGGGTGGCAATCTCAATACCTTGATGCTCGTGACAGGAACTTCTGCGCAAGTCAAGCTCACAAGTCCGATTGCCTTTTTAGAAAATGCCGAAGGCGAAGACCTTTATGATTGGGATCGTGAACTTGCTCATTTCCTACAAGTTTATCCTGATACTGCAGGATTAGTCATTGGTCGCTTTCCCAAAGAAGAGGGAATGACCGAGGAGATTCTGTGGTTTATTCTCGATAAATATCCCCTTTTACAGCGCATCCCCGTCATTTATGATGTTGACTTTGGTCACACCCAACCTATTTTTACTTTTCCCTTAGGAGGTGAAGTTCACATCACAACCGAGCCTTTGAAACTAGAAATCCTTAAAGGATAA
- the serS gene encoding serine--tRNA ligase: MLDVRKIRADFDGVAAKLATRGVEKEKLEKLHALDIKRRELIVKSEALKAERNSVSEEISQIKRAKGDASAQISAMQKVAAEVKTIDADLAEIEKELNDIIVMLPNLPHESTPIGADEDDNVEVRRVGTVPTFDFEPKAHWDLGEDLGILDWERGGKVTGSRFLFYKGAGARLERAIYNFMLDEHAKEGYTEMITPYMVNQESMFGTGQYPKFKEDTFELKDDRGFVLIPTAEVPLTNYYRGEILEGSELPIKFTAMSPSFRSEAGSAGRDTRGLIRLHQFHKVEMVKFTKPEQSYDELEKMTANAENILQKLGLAYRVVALSTGDMGFSAAKTYDLEVWIPAQNTYREISSCSNCEDFQARRAQIRYRDEDGKVQLLHTLNGSGLAVGRTVAAILENYQNADGSITVPEALRPYMGGLEVIK; encoded by the coding sequence ATGCTTGATGTAAGAAAAATTCGTGCTGATTTTGATGGTGTTGCTGCAAAATTGGCAACTCGTGGTGTTGAAAAAGAAAAGCTTGAAAAACTTCATGCCTTGGATATCAAACGTCGTGAATTGATTGTTAAATCTGAAGCGCTCAAGGCTGAACGCAACAGTGTTTCTGAGGAAATTTCTCAAATTAAACGTGCCAAAGGCGACGCAAGTGCCCAAATCTCAGCGATGCAAAAAGTGGCGGCTGAGGTCAAAACAATCGATGCTGATCTTGCTGAAATTGAAAAAGAATTGAACGACATCATCGTGATGCTGCCAAATCTGCCTCATGAAAGCACGCCAATTGGTGCGGACGAAGACGACAACGTTGAGGTACGCCGTGTTGGTACAGTGCCAACTTTTGATTTTGAACCTAAAGCGCATTGGGATTTGGGCGAAGATTTGGGCATTCTCGACTGGGAACGTGGGGGTAAGGTTACTGGCTCTCGTTTCCTTTTCTACAAAGGGGCTGGTGCTCGCTTGGAACGTGCAATTTACAACTTTATGTTGGATGAACACGCCAAAGAAGGCTATACAGAGATGATTACACCTTATATGGTTAATCAAGAGTCAATGTTTGGAACGGGGCAATATCCGAAGTTTAAAGAAGATACTTTTGAGTTGAAAGATGACCGTGGTTTTGTTTTGATTCCAACGGCTGAAGTGCCTTTGACCAACTACTACCGTGGTGAAATTTTGGAAGGTAGCGAATTGCCAATCAAATTCACAGCAATGAGTCCTTCTTTCCGCTCTGAGGCTGGTTCTGCTGGTCGTGACACACGTGGTTTGATTCGTTTGCACCAATTCCATAAAGTTGAAATGGTTAAATTTACTAAACCTGAACAATCTTATGATGAATTAGAAAAAATGACAGCAAATGCTGAAAATATTCTCCAAAAATTGGGGCTTGCTTACCGTGTTGTCGCTTTGTCAACAGGAGACATGGGCTTCTCTGCAGCAAAAACTTATGATTTGGAAGTTTGGATTCCTGCGCAAAATACTTACCGTGAGATTTCTTCTTGCTCAAACTGCGAAGATTTCCAAGCCCGTCGGGCGCAAATTCGTTACCGTGATGAAGATGGCAAGGTTCAACTTTTGCACACTTTGAACGGCTCTGGACTGGCGGTTGGACGTACTGTTGCGGCTATTTTAGAAAATTACCAAAATGCTGACGGATCAATCACTGTCCCTGAGGCACTCCGTCCTTACATGGGTGGACTTGAAGTGATCAAATAA
- a CDS encoding histidine phosphatase family protein, which translates to MTEIYFIRHSLRDSAAYDDMDVPLTDEGEKRALVLAEAFEPVALDQIYSSPFLRSVRTVQPLAEAKALDIQLLSALRERNVGPWIDDFWSFAQMQWQDFDYKLAQGESLREVQERNIRSVKQILSDSVNQKIAVGTHGTSLSTILNFYQPDFQFNDFKALAGKMPYVIKMDFDGQRYLSHQEIPIDYE; encoded by the coding sequence ATGACAGAAATTTATTTTATTCGCCACTCATTGCGCGACTCAGCAGCCTATGACGATATGGACGTCCCTCTCACTGATGAAGGAGAAAAAAGGGCATTGGTCTTAGCAGAGGCTTTTGAACCAGTTGCTCTTGATCAGATTTACTCAAGCCCTTTTTTGCGCTCTGTCCGAACCGTCCAGCCTCTAGCCGAGGCTAAAGCGCTTGATATTCAACTTCTAAGCGCTCTACGTGAAAGAAATGTCGGCCCGTGGATTGATGATTTTTGGAGTTTTGCTCAGATGCAGTGGCAAGATTTCGATTATAAGCTCGCACAAGGAGAATCCCTGCGTGAGGTTCAAGAGCGGAATATTAGGTCTGTCAAGCAAATTCTTTCAGACTCTGTCAATCAAAAAATTGCAGTAGGAACGCATGGAACCTCCCTTTCAACCATTCTTAATTTTTATCAACCCGACTTCCAATTCAATGATTTCAAAGCTTTAGCAGGAAAAATGCCCTACGTCATTAAAATGGATTTTGATGGACAGCGCTACCTCTCTCATCAAGAAATTCCGATTGATTATGAATAA